Genomic window (Festucalex cinctus isolate MCC-2025b chromosome 7, RoL_Fcin_1.0, whole genome shotgun sequence):
aatctaaaatgaaaaaataagaggtgtgcatcatctatcaaaCATGCCACTATGacgtaaaacaaccgggagcgaagggggttgcttcagtgaaaatagctgggagtgaatgagttaaaagtcacTGTACCATTCGAGCTTGCCGCTGAGCCTTAATGTCAATTTTCCGGGGCGCAACGGTGACGGGCGGGGCAGAGTAAACGGTGGGCGCCGCTTGGAAGACTGTAGGCGGCTTGCCGGAAGTCGACATGGAGGTTCTGGTGGGCGGCGAGGACGTCATGGACATCACGTCACTGACGGGAGGTGCGGAAGCGATGTGCTGCACGGGTGAAGAAACACCTTGAGGCGTTTGACCCGGCATGGTAGGCGGGATTATcatgggagggggcgggggaggCCGCGGCATAGGCGGGGCTACAGGTGGCCCGCGTATGATGTGGAGTCTCGGACCGCCTGCGACAACACAGCATGGATGTACAAATAGGATCTGATGATTTCATTCAAATAGTGGaaatgagttgtttttttgtgggttaaCCTGACCAGGTCTCTGTAAAATATGAGGAACGAAGGCTGGTCTCATCATTGGAGGAGGAGGGGCACGTACCGGAGGGACTGCTGCAAACACATCATACAGTAGACGTGGAGTCAGTTTGGAATATGGCACATATTCGGGTCTGAATTACATTTACCTGGTCCAACAAAGGTTGGTGGTGGGCCAACAAAAGACCCTCTGGCCTCGAGTGTTTGCTGGACCtgggaaaggggaaaaaaagttgagaGAACAGGTATCACTTGGGGGAAATTTACCAGACTTGCTTATTTGGTTGGCATTTGACTGCAAGTTGCCTTACAGCATTACCAttgaaatcacaaaaaaaatagtattagtTCTTAACTAGTGAAAAGATACAAACCTGTCGATAGGTGTTGGTGCCAATAATTGGTCGGACTACAGGTAGCGCTGTAACAGCCAAAGCTACAGGTACAGCCTCAATGACAGGTGGGTTTCCTGATAGTGGCACAGAACCACCAAGTACCTCTTGCTCAAACCTAGAACAAGAAACAGGTCAGGTTTGCACTGGAATTGGATACCTTGTAATGTGTTTGTAAAGCTGGAAATCCAGTGATCGGTACTCACAGAGCCATCTCCGCCTCCATCTCCTTCAGACGTTCCTCTCCTGATTTTAACGCCATTGCTaggacacataaaaaaaacatttgcagagACGTCGGTAAATTCATATCTACTTCGAAATTATATGATAACCATCGACGTCCATTTGGCATCACAAGGTTAAACGTTTTGTCTGCGTTCTATTTGGGGCTCAAGTTTATCGCAGAGATTCGGACATCACATGGTGGCTTCTTTACACCAAATGTTGTCATAttaatttacaaaaacacaaacaaacaaacaaacacattattattaacCAAAGCTTTATTTAACAGGTGAACGCCATTAATTCTCACAActgaaattatgaaattatcatTTGATTTTCACTTACCTCGATTTGCAATAGTGATGCTTTCCAAGTGAAATAGAATGTCGTCTTGTCGACGCTAGACTTTAGCTAGCACATAAAATGCTAGCGGTGGGTAGTTAGCGCCCTTGTTATCATAGAATTATGGTAACGCTCGAGCTGAATAACTCGCTTGTTAACATGTATGGTACTTCTTTAAAAGTTCACGAGAAGTGCAGCTAGTCATGATTATGAGAAAATAAAACCACGAACCAGAAAACTGTTTCAACACATTCGCCACCAGATTAGCACGAGCCTCCAGGTTGCAACTCCGCCGTTTCCTTGTTACTCTGGTGCCCCTTAGTGGACCGGAGTATGTGTAACggagttaaaatgtacaggatttattatttttcattcctATCACTAATTTTGAATCTGAATTATTATTTGGTggttatttttgtatatttgtgAATTTAATCTCAACGAGAGTGTTTTTTCAATACTTGGGTAATCTGCGCACGGACCCGCTGGATCGGTGTCTCTTTTGGCCATTGGATATTAGGTTTGGAAACGGATATTAAAATAGAAAAACGACTCGCTATTAGATTTTcgttttaaaatagaaacaccaacattaaaatacagctTGGTTTTCTCGTTTGACTGTTTGACTTTGACCTGTCTGGGACAGGTAAGGAAAAGGCCAATAACAGTttaattttccatttttatttcagaAACGAAAATAAGATATAGCAGGAAGAGACACAAATCGAAAAACGGCCCGAATTTTTGTCTTGGATTGAAAGTTGTCACCGCGAGCATTTCTCATACTGGCCAGGAGATGGCGACAGCGTGGCGTCCGAAAACTGTGTTTTGTAATAATCCATCACATCAATATCCTAAATTCCACAAACGCTAAGTACACACTtggaaaaaatgaaagaaagaaagaaagaaagaaagaaagaaagaaagaaagaaagaaagaaagaaagaaagaaagaaagaaagaaagaaagaaagaaagaataacGTAGTAAAAAAacgttacaaaaaataaatgaaaaggagACATTTGAGTTGTGGTTCAACagttttactaaaaaaaatatatataataataataataataataataataataataataataataataataataataataataataataataataaataaaataaaataaaataaaataaaataaaaatcatgaaaGAGACATGGACAAAAATGGTGGTGCCCCTaagattgaaaataatttgactaTCGGGacatgttcaagttgtgtcaatTAGCATCACAGATATCGTCAAACTTACAAGCGGTCATTTGTGAAACATTTCTGACATATTCTCGACTATCAATAGGCAATGACTGCATTCTCAGAGTTTTAGTCGCAAGTTTGCAGTATGATGTCAGAAAATGGGCACAAAAAAAAGCTctcttattttttccccaactcCATTCTCCATGATTTCTTATTGTTTTGCTTAAAACACAAAGATAACTTGtttgctttcatggaggactaagGAAATCAGAACAGTATTTACATTTGGTTTCAGTTAAAATTTTACAATAACAAAGAAAACGCATTTTACTCAGGTTTTTCTAAACAAAATTTGAAAAGCAATGTCTTATTTtcgtttgtttattattattattattattattattattattattattattattattattattattattattattattattattgttattattattattattattgaattaaaAGACGTGTACTATAAATTATCTCCATGAATGGTTACGGTTTGTGCAATTTTGGCTGGAAGTGGTCATTCAATATTGATTTTAATCGCCAGTGTCGCCATctcctggccagtatgggaaATGAATGCTCGCGGTGACAACTTCCggcaatcaaaaacaaacatattggcCGTTTTTCGATTAGTGGCGCCTGCTATAATGAATAAAACTTGAAATTCAA
Coding sequences:
- the rbm42 gene encoding RNA-binding protein 42, with the protein product MALKSGEERLKEMEAEMALFEQEVLGGSVPLSGNPPVIEAVPVALAVTALPVVRPIIGTNTYRQVQQTLEARGSFVGPPPTFVGPAVPPVRAPPPPMMRPAFVPHILQRPGGPRLHIIRGPPVAPPMPRPPPPPPMIIPPTMPGQTPQGVSSPVQHIASAPPVSDVMSMTSSPPTRTSMSTSGKPPTVFQAAPTVYSAPPVTVAPRKIDIKAQRQARMEELAARVAEQQAAVAAAGLLEKKESDDSGAVIGPTSMPEREPARAEIVLKPVETFSEDKKGKPKSEKVKKCIRTAAGTSWEDASLLEWESDDFRIFCGDLGNEVNDDILARAFSRYPSFLKAKVVRDKRTGKTKGYGFVSFKDPNDYVRAMREMNGKYVGSRPIKLRKSMWRDRNMEVVRKKQREKKKLGLR